One Streptomyces sp. CG4 genomic window, CTCGACCATGGGAACAGGCGGGGTGGTCCCGGGGCAAGACCGGTTACCGTGGAGCGGTCCGGCGAGGGGGAGTTGGTGAGGCGCCGTTGCGGGTAGGCGGGAGGCGTTCCGGCGCACCGGCCCCGGAGAGCCCTTGGAGACGGCCGCGCGGCACCGGTCGTCCGGTGCGGGCCGCCGGAGGCACCGAGCATACGACCGAGTAGCCTCTCCTCGAAGACCACCCCGACGGGTGCAAAAAGGACGTACATACGAAATTCTTCGTCTACGAATAAGGTGTACGGGGCCCCCACCGACCCCGACGCCCCAGGAGTACCGTGCCAGCCCGCCGTCCCCTGCGCGCCGCCCTCGCCGCGGCAGCCGTCGCCCTGCTGTCGGCGACCGCCGTGGCCTGCGGGGACGCCGGTGGGCTGCGGGGCGCGGGCGCGACCCCGACCGCCGTCAGCCCCGCCAAGCTCTGGCCCGACCTGCGCCCGGCATCCAGCCCCGCCTACCCGTACTCCGTGGCGACGAGAGCGGTCGTCAAGGGGATCACGGTCCCCGGCGACGACATCCACAAGGTGGACCCGGTGAGCGTGGTCGAGGCCGAGGTCAAGGCGCATCCGGACGACTACGGCTCGAAGGGGGCGTATCACGCGACCGTGGACCGGCTGAAGGACTGCCGGCCCGGCGGCGACAAGGCCCGGTGCCCGCTGCTGACCCCGTACTACCGGGACCTCACGGGCGACGGCCGGGACGACATGACGCTCGGCTTCCGGCTCTACCCGACCAACCAGACGGCCGTACGGGTCTACACCGTCGAGAAGCACAAGCTGGTGCAGGTGCTGGCCGACAACGACGCGATCATCGGCGTGGAGCTGGCCGGCCGGGCGCTGATCGAGCGCTCGCCGGCCGACATCTCCGGCTACGAGTACCGCACCACCTGGGTGTGGGACCCGGGGCAGCGCGCGATGGTGTTCTCGCGCGACGAGTATCTGCACACCGGTAGCGGCCGGCACCCCGAGAAGCACTCGCCGTCGTCGTCCGTCTCGCCGTCCCTCACGCCGTCCGCCTCAGCGTCCACCACGCCGTCCCTCACACCGTCCGCCGTTCTCTCCGCGAGCGCGCGATGAGGATCGCTCTCCCCCGGTGGGCCGGGCCGCTCGCCGTGAAGGCGGCCGCGTTCATCACGGTGATGTGCTGCGCGCTGGCCGCGCTGCTCGGCGTCCTGGTGCATGTCTCGGTGACCGACCAGACCGTCGGCCAGGCCCGCGAACTCGCGCTGTCCCGCCTCGCGGACGCCACCGAGGCGTACGAGGCCGGGGACACGCTGCTGCCGAGTGCCGGAGTGGATCCCGCCGGGCTGCCCACGCCGCTGCGGGCGCTGGCGGCGGGCGGGCGGCGCGGCACGATGGTCTCCGCGTACCAGGGGCGGCCGACGATGTGGGCGGCGGGTCCGGTGGCCGGGCATCGGGCGCTGGCCGTGGCGGTCGACTACTCGCAGCAGGCCCGCACCATCGCCGGGCTCGACAAATCGATTCTGTGGTCGTCGGGGCTCGCGATCGGGGCGACGGTGCTGGTCGGTGTGTTCGGGGTGACCCGGGTGACCCGGCGGCTGCACGGCACCGCACAGGTGGCCCGGCGGATCAGCGGCGGCGACCTGGACGCACGCGTCGACGACCCCCGTACGAAGGACCCGTCCCGGCCGCAGGACGAGGTGGCCGCGGTGGCGGCGGCCCTGGACACCATGGCGTCGACCCTGCAGAGCAAGCTGCTGAGCGAGCAGCGGTTCACCGCGGACGTGGCGCACGAGCTGCGCACCCCGCTGACCGGGCTGCACGCGGCGGCGGAGCTGCTGCCGCCGGGCCGGCCGACGGAGCTGGTGCGGGACCGGGTGGCGGCGCTGCGCACCCTCACCGAGGACCTGCTGGAGATCTCCCGGCTGGACACCGGGCGGGAGAAGCCGGCCGTGGACACCGAGGAGCTGGGGGCGCTGGCCCGGCGGGTGGTACGCGCCTCGGGCACCGACACGGAGGTGCGCGTCCTCGCCGACGCGCGGGTCGAGACCGACCGGCGGCGGCTGGAGCGGGTGCTGGGGAACCTGGTGGCGAACGCGCACAAGCACGGGGAGCCTCCGGTGGTGGTGACCGTGAACGGGGCCGTGGTGACCGTGCGGGATCACGGGGGCGGGTACCCGGGGTACCTGGTGGCCCATGGGCCGCAGCGGTTCCGCACGGAGGGCGGGGCCACCGGGCACGGGCTGGGACTGACCATCGCGCTCGGGCAGGCGGAGGTGCTGGGGGCGAAGCTGTTCTTCGCCAACGCGATCGACGGGGGCGCGGTCGCCACGCTGGTCCTGCCCATGGCGGAGAGGCGGTAGCGGGCTCGGGGACGCCCCGCGCCACGCTGGTGCCGGGGCCTGCGCACAAGGGGGCCTATTTGGGTAGGTTCCGGGCATGACCAAGGGCGGAACCACCGTGGCGGCGGCGCAGGCCCGCGCTCCCGCCGTACGCCTTCCCCGGCGCCGTGGCATCGAACTCTCCCTGATCGTGCTGGCCGTGCTGCTGTCCGTGTCCGGCTACTGCGCGGTGGGGGTGGCACGGACGGGCACCGTCCCGCCCGGTGCCGCCGGTTACGGCGCCGGGCTCGGCGTGCTCGCCCTGTTGGCGCACCTCGTGGTGCGCGTCCGGGCGCCGTACGCCGATCCGCTGTTCCTGCCGATCGCCGTGCTGCTCAACGGGCTGGGGCTGGTGCTGATCTACCGGCTGGACCTGGAGACCCCGCACGATCAGGCGGCCCCGGCCCAGCTGGTGTGGTCCACGCTCGGGGTCGGGCTGTTCATCGCCGTGGTGCTGGTGCTGCGCGACCACCGGGTGCTGCAGCGGTACTCGTATGTGTGGGTGGCCTCCGCGCTCGGACTGCTCGTGCTGCCGATCCTGTTCCCGGCGGTCAACGGCGCCCGTATCTGGCTCAGGCTCGCCGGATTCTCCATCCAGCCGGGCGAGTTCGCGAAGGTGCTGCTCGCGGTGTTCTTCGCCGCCTATCTGGCCGCCAACCGCAACGCGCTGGCGTACACCGGCCGACGGCTGTGGGTGCTGCAGTTCCCGACCGGGCGGGTGCTGGGCCCGATCGTGACGATCTGGCTGCTGAGCGTCGGGGTGCTGGTCCTGGAACGGGACCTCGGCACCTCGCTGCTGTTCTTCGGGCTGTTCGTGGTCGTGCTGTACGTCGCCACGGGGCGGACCGGCTGGATCGCGGTGGGGCTGGTGCTCGCCGTGCTGGGGGCCGTCGCCGTGGGACGGCTGGAGCCGCATGTGAACCAGCGGATCGAGGACTGGCTGCACCCTTTCCGCACCATCGAGGCCGGGCAGGGGCCCAACCAGCTCTCGCAGTCGCTGTTCGCCTTCGCGGCGGGCGGGGTGCTCGGCACCGGGCTCGGGCTCGGGCACTCCATCCTCATCGGCTTCGCCACCAAGTCGGACTTCATCCTGGCCACGGCGGGCGAGGAACTGGGGCTCACCGGGCTCGCGGCGATCTTCCTGCTGTACGCCCTGCTGGTGGAGCGCGGCTACCGGGCGGGCCGCGCCCTGCGCGAGCCCTTCGGCCGGCTGCTCGCGGTCGGGCTCGCCTCGCTCCTGGCGCTGCAGGTGTTCGTGATCGCGGGCGGGGTCACCGGGCTGATCCCGCTGACCGGCATGGCGATGCCGTTCCTCGCCCAGGGCGGCTCCTCGGTGGTCACCAACTGGGCGATCGTGGCGCTGCTGATCCGGGTGAGCGACTCGGCGCGCAGCCAGTACGACGGGCGGGAGGCACCGTGAGCGAGTACGGCGGCGGGCGGCCGATGGCCCGCTACATCCGGCACGCCTGCGCGTTCTGCGCGCTGCTGCTCGCGGCGCTGCTGGTCAACGCGGCCCGGGTACAGGTGGTGCAGTCCCGGCTCTACGACGACAGTCCGGCCAACCGGCGCGGCGCGATCGCCCGGTACGGCCGGCCGCGCGGCGACATCCTGGTCGGCGACGAGCCGGTCACCGGCTCCGTGGACACCGGCGAGCAGCTGCGCTACGAACGCAGCTACAAGGACGGCCCGTTGTACGCCCCGGTCACCGGCTTCGCCTCGCAGTCGTACGGCACGACGTTCCTGGAGCACACCGGGGACGGGGTGCTCTCCGGCACGGATCCCATGCTCACGCCGCTGCCGCTGTGGAGCGGCGTGACGCGCGGCCCCGGCCGGGTCGGGAACCTCGTCACGACGCTGCACCGGGGCGCACAGCAGGCGGCGTACCGGGGGCTGGCCGGGCGCAAGGGCGCGGTGGCCGCGATCGAGCCGGAGACGGGCCGGATCCTGGCGCTGGTGTCGAGTCCGTCGTACGACCCCGGGGAACTGTCCGGTAACGGCGAGGCGGTGGCCTCGGCGTGGGCGCGGCTCAACCACGACCCGGAGAAGCCGATGCTCAACCGGGCGGTACGGCAGACCTATCCGCCGGGTTCGACGTTCAAGGTGGTCACCGCGGCGGCGGCGCTGGACGCGGGTGTGGTCACCGACCTGGACGCGCACACCGACTCCCCCGACCCCTACCGGCTGCCCGGCACCACGACCCGGCTGACCAACGAGGGCGACGGCTGCGACGACGCCTCGCTGCGGTCGGCGTTCGAATGGTCCTGCAACACGGTGTTCGCCAAGCTCGGCGTGGACGTCGGGGCGAAGAACATGGCCGCCACGGCGGCCGCGTTCGGGTTCAACGACGCCGGGCTGCGCATCCCCTTCGCGGTCGCGCCCAGCACCTTCGACACCCGCGTGGACCGGGCGCAGCTGGCGCTGTCGTCGATCGGGCAGTACAACACGCGGGCCACGCCGCTGCAGATGGCGATGGTGTCGGCGGCCGTGGCCAACGGCGGGCAGCTGCGCACGCCGTACCTGGTGGAGCGGACGACCCGGCACGGCGGTGAGACGGTCGCCGGGAGCGGGGCGCATCCGCTGCGCCAGGTGATGAGCCCCGCGACGGCCGCCCGGCTGAAGGAGCTGATGACGGACGTGGTCCGGGAGGGCACCGGCCGGCGCGCGGCGCTGCGCGGCGCCCTCGTCGGCGGCAAGACCGGCACCGCGCAGCACGGGGTCGGCAACTCCGGTGCGCCGTACGCCTGGTTCGTCTCCTGGGCGCAGGCCGACGACTCGCCGCAGCCGCAGGTGGCGGTCGCGGTGGTGGTGGAGGACGCCTCGGCGAACCGGGGCGAGATCAGCGGCGGCGGGGTCGCGGCGCCGATCGCGCGGGGGGTGATGCGGGCGGTTCTCGGCCTGTGAGACGGGGGGTACCGGCGCCGACCGAGCCCGGCCTACCGTTCGGCCATGACGGATACGGCAGCGGCGTACGAACTCGCCGAAGTGAACATCGCCCGCCTCAAATTCCCTTTGGACTCGCCCCAGTTGAAGGACTTCACCGACGGGCTCGACCCGGTCAACGCGACGGCCGACGCCGCGGACGGCTTCGTGTGGCGGCTGCAGAGCGACTCCGGGAACGCCACCGACATCCCCGTCCTCGGCGACGAGTGGCTCATCATCAACATGTCGACATGGCGCGATCTGAGCGCGCTCACGGCGTTCATGTACCGGGGACTGCACCGGGAGTTGCTGGCCCGGCGCCGGGACTGGTTCGAGCAGCTCGACGAGGCGGTGACCACGCTGTGGTGGGTGCCGGCCGGCCACCGCCCGACCGTGGCCGAGGCGGAGGACCGGCTGCTGCACCTGAGGGCGCACGGCGCGACGCCGTACGCCTTCACGCTGCGGACGTCGTTCCCGGCGCCGCGGTCGCCACAGGAGGCGGCGGTCAGCCGATCGGCTTGACCGACTCGGACCGGATCCGGAGGGTGTTCTTCGCGAGCGCCCGCAGATCGACGTCCGCCGGGTTCTGCGACGCGAGCGGCGTGTCCAGGAAGGCGACCGTGGCGCTCGTATTGCCGTCGACCCAGGCGCAGACGGGCACGGTGATCCTCGCGCCCATCTGGTCCTGCGTCACCACCTCGCAGCTGATCGTCACGCCGCCCAGGTCGAAGTCCTTCGCGGGGACGGCGACCTTGGCGCCGTCGGGCTGGGCGGCGCCCTTCATCACCCTCTCGCGGGCCACGTCGGTGTGCTTGAGCCGGCCGTACACGCCCGAGACCACCAGGGTGCCCTTGGCCGCTTCGCCGTCGAGGTGATAGGCGCCGACCACCGCGTGGACCTCCCTGGCGTCCCAGGCCCCGTCGGCCTTGCCCTCGATCTTCTTGCCCTCGGAGCCGGAGAGGTCCTCGGCGAGCCGGTACTTCCCGGCGAGCAGCGTCGTGGGCAGCGTGAGCTTGTTCTTCGCCGCCGGGAAACCGCTGCCGGCCGCCGCCATCCCGATCAGGACGAGCGCCACGACGACCGCCGCGACGGCCCCTCCCACGATCCCGAGGATCATCCAGACCCGCCGCCCCTTCGGCAGCGGGACCGGCGGCGGCGCGCCCCAGGGGTACGGCTGCTGACCGTAGGGCTGCTGGGGCGGATAGGGCTGCTGCTGCGGGTAGGGCTGCTGCTGCGCATAGGGGGTGCCGTACGGGCCGGGGGCGGCCTGCGGAGGCTGCCGGCCGTACGGGTAAGGCGGCGGCTGGGGGCCGTTGGGATACGGCTGCGGCGGCGGAGGCATGGACACGCACGGAATCTACTGCACCCCAGTGAACGTCCCGGCGCCCCGCCCGAGCCCTCGACAGCACTCGGCCGCCCCGGCCCTGGACCGCCTCAGTTCTCCTCCGCCCCCGACTCGATCGCCTCGCGCACCTCCGCGACACGCTCCCGCTCCTCGGCGGCGAAGCGCTGTGCGTCCAACTGCTCGGCCAGTTCCTCGTCCTGGGCCATGAGCAGGTCCAGACTGGAGTCGCCCATCTCGAAGACGCCCATGTCGACATAGGCCTCCTGGAGCCGCTTGCCCCACAGGCCGATGTCCTTGACGCAGGGCACGATCCGGCTGAACAGCAGCCGGCGGAACAGCTGGAGGAACTCGGAGCGCTCGCTCAGGGCCTCCGCCTCGGCCTTGGGTATGCCGAAGTTCTCCAGGACCTCGACGCCCCGCAGCCGGTCGCGCATCAGATAGCAGCCCTCGATGACGAACTCCTCGCGCTCGCGCAGTTCGGCGTCGGTGAGCTGCTTGTAGTAGTCCCGCAGGGCCAGCCGGCCGAAGGCCACGTGCCGGGCCTCGTCCTGCATGACGTAGGTGAGGATCTGCTGGGGCAGCGGCTTGTTCGTGGTGTCCCGGATCATCCCGAACGCGGCCAGCGCCAGGCCTTCGATGAGCACCTGCATACCCAGATAGGGCATGTCCCAGCGGCTGTCGCGGAGCGTGTCGCCGAGCAGCGACTGCAGATTGTCGTTGATCGGGTAGAGGAGCCCGAGCTTCTCGTGCAGGAACCGGCCGTAGATCTCGGCGTGCCGGGCCTCGTCCATCGTCTGGGTCGCGGAGTAGAACTTGGCGTCCAGGTCGGGCACCGACTCCACGATCCGCGCCGCGCAGATCATCGCGCCCTGCTCGCCGTGCAGGAACTGGCTGAACTGCCAGGAGGCGTAGTGCAGGCGCAGCTCACCCTTGTCCTTTTCGGTGAGCTTGCCCCAGTACGGGGTGCCGTACAGGGACAGCGACTCGTCGGGCGTGCCGAGCGCGTCGTACGGGTCGACCTCCAGGTCCCAGTCGATGCGCTGCTGCCCGTCCCACTGCTTGTCCTTGCCCTTCTGGTACAGGGCGAGCAGCCGTTCGCGGCCGTCGTCGTACTCCCAGCTGAACCGGGCTGCGCCGCTCGCGGGCACCTGCCAGGGGGAGTCTTTCGGATCGCCTGCGTACAGGTCATGGGTCGGCATACCTCGCAGGCTCACACGTAGACGCGGAGTCAACAAGTCATGCGCAAGGGATTGACGGCCTTGCTGACAGGCAGTCTCATAAGAGAGAGAGCGATGTACCCCCGGTAACAAGGTGAGGGAGCCATGACGACCCTGACGGAAGCGGACGCGCTGGACGGTCTGCGCGACGCGCTCGGCCTGCTCAAGGACCGGGAGCAGGTGGCCGAGCGGCTGCTCGTCTCCTCCGCCAAGCACTCCTTCGACCCGGACCGGGAGCTGGACTGGGACGCGCCCTTCGAGGAGGGCAAGTGGTTCTGGCCGCCCGAGCTGGTGTCGCTGTACGGCACGCCGATGTGGAAGCGGATGAGCGAGGAGCAGCGGATCCTGCTCTCCCAGCACGAGGCGGCGGCGCTGGCCTCGCTCGGCATCTGGTTCGAGATCATCCTGATGCAGCTGCTGGTGCGGCACATCTACGACAAGGCGGCGACGAGCGCGCACGTCCGCTACGCCCTCACCGAGATCGAGGACGAGTGCCGGCACTCGAAGATGTTCGCCCGGCTGATCTCGCACGGCGACACGCCCTGGTACCCGGTCAGCAGGGTGCACCTGAACCTCGGCCGCGTCTTCAAGACCGTCTCCACCACGCCCGGCTCCTTCACCGCCACCCTCCTCGGCGAGGAGATCCTGGACTGGATGCAGCGGCTGACCTTCCCGGACGAGCGGGTGCAGCCGCTGATCCGCGGCGTCACCCGCATCCATGTGGTCGAGGAGGCCCGCCATGTCCGGTACGCCCGTGAGGAGCTGCGGCGCCAGATGGTGACGGCGCCGAAGTGGTCGCAGGAGTTCACCCGGGTCACCTCGGGCGAGTTCGCCCGGATCTTCTCGGTGGCCTTCGTCAATCCCGACGTCTACACGAACGTCGGCCTCGACAAACGGGAGGCCATGGCCCAGGTGAGGGCGAGCGCCCACCGCAGGGAGGTCATGCAGACGGGCGCGAAGCGACTGACCGACTTCCTGGACGACATAGGCGTGCTGCGGGGGGTCGGCAGGCGGCTGTGGAGGTCGTCCGGCCTGTTGGCGTAGGTGAGCTCTACCGACAGAAGGGGCGCGGGGCCGTGCCTGATGTGCGGCTCCGCCGCGATGGGGGTCCCCCCGGGTTCGAGCGAAGCCGAGAACTTGGGGGAGCGACCAGCCACGACGTACCCGAAGCCGGGACGACTACGCTGAACCCCATGACCCCCGCCGCCCCTGCCTACCGCAGGTTGAGTGTCGAGGAGCGACGAAGTCAGCTCCTCGAAGCCGCCCTGAAACTCTTCGCGCACCGCGCCCCCGAGGACGTCTCGCTGGACGACGTGGCGGAGGCGGCCGGAGTCTCGCGCCCCCTGGTGTACCGGTACTTCCCGGGCGGCAAGCAACAGCTGTACGAGGCCGCGCTGCGCTCCGCCGCCGAGGAGCTGCAGCACTGCTTCGACGAGCCCCGCCAGGGCCCCCTGCTGTCCCGTCTGTCCCGCGTCCTGGACCGCTATCTGGCCTTCGTCGACGGGCACGACACCGGCTTCAGCGCGCTGCTCCAGGGCGGCAGCGTGGTGGAGACCTCGCGGACCACGGCCATCGTGGACGGGTGCCGCCGGGCCGCCGCCGAGCACATCTACCGCCACCTCGGCGTCGCCGACCCCGGCCCGCGGCTGCGCATGACCGTACGGACCTGGATCACGGCCGTCGAGGCTGCCTCCCTGATCTGGCTGGACGAGGACAAGCAGCCCCCGGTCGAGGAGCTGCGCGACTGGCTGGTGGAGCAGTTCGTGGCCGTACTCACCGTCACCGCGGGCCGGGACCCGCAGACGGCCGCCGTCGTCGGCGCACTCGCCGAGGATGGCCGAGACTGAAGCCGTGAAGAGCCAGGACACCCCCTTCGAGGGCGGCCCGATGGACGGGCGCGTGCTGCCCGTCATGGTCGGCCCCACCGGGCACCCCCCGAAGACGTACCGCATCCCCGTCCCGGACCCGGAGGGCGGACCGCCCACGGTGCTCGTCTACCGCCGGGTGCCGCGTGGACACAGCAAGCGGCTGGGGCTGATCCAGGGGTGGAAGTACCAGTACGACCCGGACGACACCCTGGGCGGACGGCTCCGGTGGCCCTGGTCGAAGCCGGCCGCCCCACCAGCCGTCCCGCGATCCGGCAAGCCGGACGGTGCGAACGGGTGACAGACGTACGCCAGGCGCGCGCCCCGCACGGATTACATCTGATTATCGCGGTGCCATAGGAGGCGAACAGCCCGCCCTCCTCCCCGCACCCGAGGTGATGACGTGTCAGGAACGCTTCCGCGCCTGGCCTGTACGGCCGCGCTGGCGGCCCAGGCCGTCCTCGCGCCGGTACCCGCCGCGGCCGCACCGGACCCGCAGCGGTCGGTGTCCCAGCTGCTGACGGACCTTCAGCAGCTGTACCGGCAGGCCGAACAGGCCACCGAGACCTACAACGCCACCGCGGAGAAGCTGAAGCGGCAGCGCGCCGAGGTGGACCGGCTCGACGGTGAACTGGCCCGTGCCCGCCTCGCCCTGCAGGACGGCCGGACCGACGCCGGCCGACTGGCCCGCCGGCAGTACCAGAGCAGCGCCGGCGACGGCCTCGGCCCGTACGTCCGGGTGCTGTTCGCGCCCGACCCGCAGCACGCCCTGGACGAGGGGCATGTCATCGGCGAGCTGGCGCGCGAGCAGGCCCATGCGGTGACCCGGCTGACCGCGGCGGAGCAGCGGAACGACGCCCTGGCCCGCGCCGCCCGCACGGCCCTGGACACCCAGCTCAACCTCGCCGACCAGCAGAAGAAGCAGCGCGACGACGTCCGGACCAGGCTGGCCGACGTGGCACGCCTGCTGGCCTCCCTCACCCCGGCCCAGCTGGCCGCGATCACCGCCATGGAGCGGCAGAGCGTCACCGCGGCCCAGCAGCAGCTCACCACCGCCGGCGCCCTGCCCGCGGACCGCCCCGCCTCGTCCGCGGGCGGCCGCGCGGTCCGCTACGCCATGGACCAGCTCGGCAAGCCGTACGCGTGGGGCGCGCAGGGCCCGGACGCGTACGACTGCTCGGGGCTGACCTCACAGGCCTGGAGCCACGCGGGCAGCCCCATCCCCCGCACCAGCCAGGAACAGTGGCACCGGCTCAGGAGGATCCCGCTCGGTGCGCTACGCCCCGGTGACCTGGTCGTCTACTTCCCCGAGGCCACGCACGTGGCGATGTACGTGGGGAACGGCGAGGTCGTACAGGCGCCGAGACCGGGCGAGACGGTGAAGGTCTCCCCTCTGGCGTCCTTTCCGGTACTCGGCGCCGTACGCCCGGATCAGGCCCCGGAGACCGAGGCCAGGTAGGCGCCCGTCTTCTCCGGGTCGTAGAAGAAGTTCTCGAAGTCGGCCGGGTCGTCGAACGCGTTGGCGAACCGGTCGGCCACCGGCTGGAGCCGGCCGGCCGCGCCGATGAGGTTCAGGATGTGCTCCGGCGGCGGCGCCAGCATGGCGTTCGTCCACTTGGTGACGTGCTGGGCGGTGTTCCAGTACCGGTCGAACGTCGCCTGCATCCAGGCCTCGTCGAACTCCTTGTCCCCGTGTTCGAGGATCGAGGCGAGGTACGCGGCGGCGCACTTGGCCGCCGAGTTGGAGCCCTGGCCGGTGATCGGGTCGTTCGCGACGACGACGTCGGCCACGCCGAGGACCAGGCCGCCGCCGGGGAGCCGGCCGATGGGGTTGCGGACGGTGGGCGCGTAGCGGCCGGCCAACGTGCCGCCCGCATCGGTCAGTTCGACCTTGGTCGCCCGCGCGTACTCCCAGGGCGTGAACTTCTCCATGAGTTCCAGGGTCAGGGAGAGGTGCTCCGCCGGGTCCTTGACGCCGTTGAAGACATCGAGCGGGCCGCCGGGGATGCCCTCCCAGAACAGGATGTCGGCGCGGCCGGAGGTGGTGAACGTCGGCATGATGAACAGCTCGCCGACACCGGGGACCAGGTTGCAGCGGACCGCGTCGAACTCGGGGTGCTCGGGGCGCGGGCCCAGCCCGTGGACGTACGCCACCGCGAGGGCGCGCTGCGGCTCGCTGTACGGGGAGCGCGAGGCGTCGCGGCCGAACATCTGGACCAGCTCGCCCTTGCCCGCCGCGACCAGGACGAGGTCGTAGGTGCGGGAGAAGTAGTCGAGGTCGCCGACCGCCGCGCCGTGGATGACCAGCTGGCCGCCGCGCTGGGCGAAGGTCTCCATCCAGCCGGCCATCTTCACCCGCTGGTCGACCGACTGCGCGTACCCGTCCAGCGTGCCCACCCAGTCGATCGCCCGCTGGGTGGGGCCCGGGTCGTGCGAGCCCGGGGCCGCGACCGAGACGCCGAGTCCCTCGATCCTCGGGGCCTGGGACTCCCAGAAGTTCAGCTGGAGATCGCGCTCGTGCCGCAGTGCCGTGTCGAACATGCACTGCGTCGACATGACCCGGCCGGTGCGGATCTCGTCCGCGGTCCGGTTCGACATCAGGGTGACCTCGTAGCCGTGCGACTGCAGGCCGAGGGCGAGCTGGAGGCCGGACTGCCCGGCTCCGACGACGAGTATCTTCCGCATGCGGGTGGGGACTCCTAACGGGTACTGCTCGGGGACTACTCGGGGGTTTCGTCCAGCGCGTGGCCGACCAGGGCCAGCAGTGTCTCGATGGCCGA contains:
- a CDS encoding styrene monooxygenase/indole monooxygenase family protein, with the protein product MRKILVVGAGQSGLQLALGLQSHGYEVTLMSNRTADEIRTGRVMSTQCMFDTALRHERDLQLNFWESQAPRIEGLGVSVAAPGSHDPGPTQRAIDWVGTLDGYAQSVDQRVKMAGWMETFAQRGGQLVIHGAAVGDLDYFSRTYDLVLVAAGKGELVQMFGRDASRSPYSEPQRALAVAYVHGLGPRPEHPEFDAVRCNLVPGVGELFIMPTFTTSGRADILFWEGIPGGPLDVFNGVKDPAEHLSLTLELMEKFTPWEYARATKVELTDAGGTLAGRYAPTVRNPIGRLPGGGLVLGVADVVVANDPITGQGSNSAAKCAAAYLASILEHGDKEFDEAWMQATFDRYWNTAQHVTKWTNAMLAPPPEHILNLIGAAGRLQPVADRFANAFDDPADFENFFYDPEKTGAYLASVSGA